The Pseudomonas sp. SCB32 DNA window TCGCCGATGAAGCCAGGTTGCGCCAGGCGTTCCATCCATCCTGCAAGATCATCGGCAATTACCACGGCGACCTGGAGTGGGCAACGCTGGATGACTTCATCGGCGCGATCAAGGCCGAGTCACCGCCAACGACGGGCGCGCCGCCGGTGTGGGAGCTGAAGTCGCTGGATATCACTGGCGACAGTGCGGTGGCGAAGGTCACCGACGAATTCTTGGGCATGCACTTCACCGACTACCTGTCGCTGCTGCGCATCGGCTCGCAGTGGTCGATCATCAACAAGCTCTACTACCTGCACGAGTGACGTGGAACGCATCGGTCTGCGCGGTACGCCGGAAACGCTGCTGATCACCTTCTATGCCAAGGCGAAGGAAAGCGAGCTGGCGGACAGCCTGCTGCACGACAAGGTCGCCCGCCGGGCGCTGGACCGGGTGGAGTACGACTTCGCCCGCCTGCACATCGGCCGCTCCGGACAGATCGGTGTAGCGCTGCGCGCCAAGCTGTTCGACGACTGGGTGCGCGACTTCCTCACGCGCCATCCTCAGTCCGTGGTCCTGCAATTGGGCTGCGGGCTCGACAGCCGGGTTTGGCGCATCGATCCGCCGTCAACCGTGCAGTGGTTCGAGGTGGACTTCCCCGAGGTGATCGCCCTGCGCGAGCGCCTGTATCCGGCGCGGGAGAACTGCCACCTGGTGCCCAGCGCGCTGACCACGCCCGACTGGTGGCGGGTGGTGCCGGTCGGTCGGCCGGTGCTGATCGTCGCCGAGGGTGTGCTGCCCTATGTGGACAGTGATTCGGTGCCCTGGCTGCTGCGCGCGCTGGTGGCGCATTGTGGCCGCGGCGAGCTGATCTTCGATGGCTACACCCGCCAGGGCATCCGCTGGATGCAGTACCACCCGATGATCCGCAGGACCGGCGCCATCCTGCACTGGGGTATCGACGACTCCGCCGAACTGGAGGCGCAGGTGCCCGGCCTGCGCTTCGTCGATGCAGTTGCGCCCTACGCCGAGTCGCAGATCGCCCGGATGTCCCTGGGGGTGCGCCTGCTCTACCGGATCACCCTGGCGATTCCGCCGCTGCGGCGAATGGGGCGGCTGCTGCGTTACCGGTTCGGTTGAAGAAGGGCGCTTCGGTTGAGCGTGGCTGGCGCCGGAGCGGGCTGCTTTACTCAAGGATCGATGACGATGTCCTGCAGGAGCTGTCGATGAAACTCGAGCCGCTGATGACCATGAGCGTGAAGGCGAGCGTGCCGCTGGAAATCGGCCGGGTGCCCCACGGCCAGCGCCTGATCTCGGCCGCCGGCGGCGGCACTTTCCAGGGCCGGCGCTTGAACGGTGAGGTGCTGCCGGGCGGCGGCGACTGGATCCTGGTGGACAACGATGGCGGCTGGCACCTGGAGGTGCGCCTGGTGCTGCGCACGGAGGATGGCGCGCGGATCCTGATGCAGCACAACGGCCTGCTGGTGGCCAATCCGAAGATCATCACGGCGGTATCCCGGGGCGATAGCACGGAGTATGGTGACACCTACTTCATGATCCAGCCGCGCTTCGAGGTAGGCGATGAACGCTACCGTTGGCTGAACCATCTGCTTGCGGTGGGCGAGGGGCGGTTGGGGCCGGGCTGGGTGGAGTACCGGTTGTATTCATTGGCCAATGGGTGAGCGATGAAAACCCGTAGTTGTCACATACGGCGGGCAGAGTGTGCGGACCAGGGTTCCGGAGACGAGGCCATGCCGCTGCCCCCCAACATGCTTCCCGGTGACAAAGTTGTGCTGTTCGACGGCGCCTGCCGCTTGTGCAATGGCTGGAGCCGATTCCTGCTGCGTCATGACCGCGACCAGCGCATGAAACTGTGCAGCGTGCAGTCGGCCGAAGGCCAGGCGATCCTCGACTGGTTCGGACTGCCCACCGACTATTTCGACACCATGCTGTACATCGACGGTCACTGCGGTTACGACCGCAGCGAAGCCTTCCTGCGCGTGATTGGCCAGTTGCCGGCGCCGTGGAACTGGCTGCGCGTCCTGTGGCTGGTGCCCATGTCGTTGCGCGATTGGCTCTATGACCGTATCGCCCTCAACCGCTACCGCCTGTTCGGCCGCGAGGACCGCTGCCTGGTGCCGTCGCCGGAATTCCGCGGTCGCTTCCTGGGCAATGGGTAGCGCCGCCATCGCGCGTCTGGCACTGGGCGTGGTGTTCCTCTACCACGGTCTGGTGCCGAAGCTGTTGTTCCTGAGTCCCGATGAAGTGCGCATGATCGAGGCCCACGACTGGCCGCTGTCGACGGTGCGCATCGCCCAGGCCGCGGGTGCCGCGGAG harbors:
- a CDS encoding nuclear transport factor 2 family protein, yielding MTNYTAESAAINRVLTDYVEGMTFADEARLRQAFHPSCKIIGNYHGDLEWATLDDFIGAIKAESPPTTGAPPVWELKSLDITGDSAVAKVTDEFLGMHFTDYLSLLRIGSQWSIINKLYYLHE
- a CDS encoding class I SAM-dependent methyltransferase; its protein translation is MERIGLRGTPETLLITFYAKAKESELADSLLHDKVARRALDRVEYDFARLHIGRSGQIGVALRAKLFDDWVRDFLTRHPQSVVLQLGCGLDSRVWRIDPPSTVQWFEVDFPEVIALRERLYPARENCHLVPSALTTPDWWRVVPVGRPVLIVAEGVLPYVDSDSVPWLLRALVAHCGRGELIFDGYTRQGIRWMQYHPMIRRTGAILHWGIDDSAELEAQVPGLRFVDAVAPYAESQIARMSLGVRLLYRITLAIPPLRRMGRLLRYRFG
- a CDS encoding DUF3237 domain-containing protein, whose product is MKLEPLMTMSVKASVPLEIGRVPHGQRLISAAGGGTFQGRRLNGEVLPGGGDWILVDNDGGWHLEVRLVLRTEDGARILMQHNGLLVANPKIITAVSRGDSTEYGDTYFMIQPRFEVGDERYRWLNHLLAVGEGRLGPGWVEYRLYSLANG
- a CDS encoding thiol-disulfide oxidoreductase DCC family protein — encoded protein: MPLPPNMLPGDKVVLFDGACRLCNGWSRFLLRHDRDQRMKLCSVQSAEGQAILDWFGLPTDYFDTMLYIDGHCGYDRSEAFLRVIGQLPAPWNWLRVLWLVPMSLRDWLYDRIALNRYRLFGREDRCLVPSPEFRGRFLGNG